One part of the Magallana gigas chromosome 5, xbMagGiga1.1, whole genome shotgun sequence genome encodes these proteins:
- the LOC105325142 gene encoding neuronal acetylcholine receptor subunit alpha-6: MPGHFLIFTSPIVVILCCCAALIDITSGASVEEYKLLQSTLLTNYSTSIRPLLDQDDTVFVYSGFYLAGINEVDAVNQRLITTGFLELSWDDEFLQWDEDEFDIHTLYFKQKDIWTPDVVLKNGITTFEELGGEFYYLQVTSDGRVTWLPFQVLESKCFIDITYFPFDDQKCSITFHSWSFSKDEVNVTLFVDDPSPVDSYNYVENSVWGIVSTDAFASPEIEAESEVTFILHLRRKPLYFIVNLISPIVLLGVVRLLVFVIPADAGEKMSFAMAVFLSFAVFLSIISMHLPTNSEKTSLLGVYIVVQMIIGVGTIVISSFQLRLHHRKSERKVGVFFRGVVKVERFLRCTTCNESRKVSGEKNVEVSLHDDDNGIINWTDVSSAIDFVSFWTMLVFEISAMTIIIATLIGGYDLIG; the protein is encoded by the exons ATGCCGGGTCACTTTTTAATCTTTACATCGCCAATTGTTGTGATATTATGCTGCTGTGCAGCCTTGATTGACATTACCAGTGGAGCGTCCGTTGAGGAATACAAACTTCTCCAGAGTACCCTGCTGACTAACTACTCCACCAGTATCCGTCCCCTGCTGGATCAAGACGACACTGTCTTCGTCTACTCCGGGTTCTACCTGGCTGGTATTAATGAGGTAGACGCGGTCAATCAGCGGCTGATCACTACTGGGTTCTTAGAACTTAGCTGGGACGACGAGTTTCTTCAGTGGGATGAAGATGAATTCGATATTCACACGTTGTATTTCAAACAG AAAGACATTTGGACCCCGGACGTGGTATTGAAAAATGGAATTACAACTTTTGAGGAGCTTGGTGGAGAGTTTTACTATTTGCAAGTAACATCGGATGGCAGAGTAACATGGCTTCCTTTTCAAGTGTTAGAGAGTAAATGTTTCATCGATATCACATACTTCCCATTTGATGACCAGAAATGCAGCATCACATTCCATAGTTGGAGCTTTAGCAAGGATGAGGTCAACGTGACCCTGTTTGTAGACGACCCCTCGCCGGTCGACTCTTATAACTACGTCGAAAATTCGGTCTGGGGCATTGTATCCACTGACGCATTTGCGTCTCCCGAGATAGAAGCGGAGTCGGAAGTGACGTTTATACTACATCTCCGCAGAAAACCGCTTTACTTCATCGTGAATCTCATCTCTCCAATTGTTTTACTGGGAGTTGTCCGTCTTCTAGTATTTGTCATCCCCGCAGACGCCGGAGAAAAAATGTCATTTGCAATGGCTGTGTTTCTGTCGTTCGCTGTTTTTCTGTCCATCATCAGTATGCATCTTCCGACAAATTCCGAGAAAACTTCACTGCTGGGAGTGTACATCGTAGTTCAGATGATCATAGGGGTAGGAACTATAGTAATTTCTTCTTTTCAACTCAGGCTTCACCACCGAAAGTCGGAGCGGAAGGTCGGGGTGTTTTTCAGAGGGGTCGTCAAGGTGGAGCGGTTCCTGCGATGTACAACATGTAACGAGTCCCGAAAAGTCTCTGGTGAGAAAAACGTGGAAGTTTCTCTCCATGATGATGACAACGGCATTATAAATTGGACAGACGTTTCATCTGCAATTGATTTCGTTTCTTTCTGGACAATGTTGGTATTTGAAATTTCGGCTATGACCATCATAATTGCAACATTGATTGGGGGTTATGATTTAATTGGGTAA